The DNA sequence CTCTTGGAAGCCCTTTTATATCACGATACCACAGGAATTTTGAAAGAGAGGTTTATCTTTGAGGATGGTAAAGGGAAGACCGCAGAGATTTATCCAGAAGAGCCTGAGACTTTAAGGGTTATTCTTCCACCCGGAACCTATGACAATACTGAGGCGATAATTGAGATAAGGAAACTTTTTGGGGAGTATGCCTGTCTTGCTCGCTTAAAGGTTTATGAGTTTGAGATAGTGGATAAGGAGATGGGCGGACCGCAGGATTGGTGGATTGAAGAGATTCCACCAAGGACTTTGCTTCTTACCCCTTATCCTAACCCCTTCTTAAAGACCTTAAAAATAAGGTATCAGTTAGCAAAGAGAGGCAGGGTTTTGCTTAAGGTCTATGACATTGCGGGTAGAGAGGTAAGGGTTCTGGTGGATGAGAAGGAAGAGCCTGGGGTTTATGTTGTTAATTTTGATGGCACAGACAGAAGGGGTAAAAGACTTCCCTTTGGGGTATATTTTATCCGGTTAAAGACCGAAGAGTTCTCAGAGACGAAGAAGGTGATTTTTGTTAGATAGAGAAAAAAGATAGGGAGTCTCAAAAATGGGCTCCTTTTAATCTATGGATAAAATATTTCTTCTTTTTCTTCTTTTTCCTTTCTTCACAAATGCCCAATATAGATTAAAGCGAGTTGCTTTTATTCAATCTGGTGTTGATGTTTCGGCGGCATATATTATATGTGCCGATGTCGACCAAGATAGTCTAAATGAAATAGTGTTTGGGAGAGCCATTCGCACATATCCTTCCCGTTACCTTTGGGAAATTTGGAAGCATTATCCAATGAACCATTACGAACTCGTTTTTGCTGATACGGGTCCTGTTTATCCAGATCCACCGGGTATACACACTGGAAATTTCAAGCCAAATGATGTCGGTGATATTGACCAAGATGGTTTAACTGATTTATTGGGACCGAATTGGGAGAGGGCAAATGAATCAACTTACAATGTGGTGACTACTCAGGAGAGTCCAGATTATCATTCCTACCCTGAAAGTTTATCCTGGTGGTATCGGTTTGCTTATAATGAAGTTATATCTGAACCATTTTATTTTACAACTGATTTGGATAATGATACAAAAAAAGAGATTCTTGCTGGCGTCCCTAATATTCAGATTGGGGCCGGGATTTGGGAGAATGTGGCTAATAATCAAAATGAGTTAGTTTGGCATCGTGCTACGGAGGATGGATGGGCTTTTTCTTTTTACGATTTTGATATGGATGGGCGAAAAGAATTTGTTACTGTTGGGCTCGGTTCTCTCGGCAGAGCTTTTATTTATGAGAATACTGGCGATAATCAATATGAATTAATAAGGGTTGATACCGTGCGGATTCCTAATGGTTCGGATGTCTTTTCGGGTAATGATTTAGATTCCGACGGTAAGCCGGAGTTTTTTGTTGGTTTTGCCCAATGGGTTGGTGGTAACATCTGGGATTTTTATTTATATATGTGGGAGGCGACGGGAAATAATACCTATGAGAGGACTTTTATTGAGAGGGTAAGGGATGTAGATTGGCTTGATAAGAGGAGTAAATGTGGTGATATTGATGGCGATGGAAGAGAAGAACTTGTCTGGTCAATTGGTGCTCAGGTTCGGGTCTATAAGGCAACCGGTAATAATCAGTTCCAGTTGGTCTGGAGTTGGCGGAATGACCACGGCGGTGATTATCCCCATAGTTTGGTAAATATCTACGATATGAATCGGAATGGCTATCAGGAGATTGTTGTTAGTGGCTGGAATAAGACATCAATCTTTGAAGTAGAGGCGGTAAAACTTTTAAGACCGAATGGCGGTGAGAGGCTTTTAGGTAATAGCCAAGAGGTTATCAAATGGCAGACTTTTTATCCCCCAAGATGCGATTCGCTTTCTCTATTCTTTTCAAGTGATAACGGCCGAAATTATGAACTTATCGCCACTGGTATCCCTGGAGCCGACACCTCTTATTTATGGACAGTTCCTAATATCTCTTCTGATTCTTGCAAAATAAGAATCATTGCCTATGGACCGGGTTGGCAGTATGACGAATCGGACGGGGTCTTCTCCATAACCCAAACCGGCATTGAAGAACCCTTTTCTTTAACTAAACCCTTCAAGTTTGAGATCTCTCCCAATCCGGCAAAAGGGAATATAAAAATTAGATATAGTTTACCAGAAGAAGCGAAAATTAAGATTTACGATATCCTGGGTAAGCAAACAAAAGATTTCTCTCTCCCGAGAACCAGAAATTTGGAGATTATAAAATTAGAAGATTCTCACTTTCCTTTGGATCCCGGAGTTTACATCCTGCGTTTGGAAACAAAAAGAAAGACCTTTACGCATAAATTTGTTTGGATTAGATAATTTTCCTTCGGATTTTGGAAAAGTATCGGTGAGAAAATTTTATCGTTCTCGGAACGAGATAAACCGTTCTTTCATCTCATCCTTTCCCAATTTTATCACAAGGAGATAAATACCGGAGGAAAGTTCCGGAATTTTTATCTGATAATCACCCGGGTTAAAAGATTTCATCAGATGGAAGGTTTCTTTGCCTAAAAGGTTATAAACTTTTATCACCGCTTCTCCTTTCTCTTTGAGATGGAGGTCAATTTTCTTGGGATTGAATTTTGCGATACTTAAGTAAAATGATTTCTGACTGGTGACCTCTCCTATACCCACCTGGGGGTCACAGAAGAAGGAATAGAAATTTCCTGGGGCGCCTTGCGGGTCGGTGCCAACATTACGTCGGGAGGAATTGTCATAAGCCTTTAAGTAATAGCGAATGAGGGTTGGTTGCGATACTCCCGGAATATGAAAATGATAGAGATTTCCCCTTACGGAATCGGATAAAAGAGAATCCCAGTCCATACTCCCGAGACGGAAGAAGATTAAGGCGCGATTGATACCGGAAAAGTCGGTGATGGTGGAAGAGACCGGAAAAGGTCCGGGATAGGTGGTATCGGGCCAAATGGTTGTTCCGGAAAAGTTCGGTGGTTCACCATCCAAAACCAAAAATGAGTAGTAGCCAGATGCTGGATCATAGGCGGCATTGCGATTTGGTGAACCATCAACCGCCCTTATCCGATACCGGATGAATGTTCCCGGAGAAGCCGAGGGGATGGTGAGGAAATATCTTATTCCAACCACACTATCCGGTAAGACCCGCTGCTCGCTACCCGAGCCAAACCGGTAATAGAGGGCAACCGAATCAACATAAGAAGAATCCGTAACATTACTGCTGACAACATAAGGTCCAAGAAATATAGTATCGGTCCAGATTGTGGTCTGGGTGATTTGGGGTGGGCGGTGGTCATTTGCCGGGTCCAGTGCATAAAACTTATAATGGCTATTGGGTGCATTTTCCGGGTCAGTTCCCCGATTACGCTGGTTTGAGTTATCAATTGCGATGAGATAATAGCGAACGGTATCGGGTGCGGAGATTTGGGGAATGTGGAAATGATAGATATTCCCTCTCACAGAATCGTGAGGTAAACTCTGCCAGGGCTGATTGCCAATCTTATAATAAATGGAATCGGTTCTAATGCCGTTGGCATCGGTAATGGTAGAAGAGATTTTCCAGGGACCAAAGTAATAGCCAGTCGGGATCACTGTGGTGTTAGCAAATTCTGGTGGTTGCATATCAATTGAAGAATAAAACTCCTTCTGCCGATAGAAATAATCAGCCGTGGTAAAACGGGGATTCACCTCACCATTTACTGACATAATCGTTACTACCGAACCGCCAACCCTCCCCCGATTGGGAACAACCCATTCGTGGATTATCCGTCTTTCGTCAATTATCCCCATCTCATCATAAGTGTGGAGATAGGTCCTAATAACCAAACAAGGGTAAAAACGGGTAGTATCGGCTGGAACTCTTACCCAACCTTCCGCCACAACCGTATTATCCCTTTCTTCATAGATTAATAGTCCGGAATAGTCCCAGGTCCAGTTTGAAGTCCAATGTGTTCCCAGACTCATTGGGAACTGATAGACCTTATTATAAGGGGAGTTGTAATTGAATTGGCTGCCACCGGCATAAAAGCCATAAACCCACATCCATTGCGTTGTTCCAGTGGTATCTTTATGCTCATACATCCAAGTGAGTCCATTATGGTCGGTAATCCTTTCGGCATAAGTTGTCGGAGCGGGTGGATTCCCTGAGGCTTCGTTTCTCGGCCGGATCCGAGATTCCGCAGTTGCCCGGGTGGAACCGGTGGCAAAATCCCAGAGGGTATCAAATTCACTAAATGGGGGACAGGGGACCGGATAGTTAGCACCGTTATACCACCACCGGAAATAACTCCCAACATATTCCTGGCCATAGGGCCATTCGCGCCAGGTGATAGTTAAGGAAAAGAGAGAAGAAAATAGTAAGAAAAATACCAAAAGAGAACGCATATCTCCTCCTACTCTTATCTTTATAACTTTTATAATAAAATTAAAAATAGATATTGTCAACCTTATTCCAAAGGATTTATTGGCTAACCGGTCGGTTGAACAAGTTGACTAAAGAAGAATTTTGAATAAGATAAAAAGTGAATATCTTTGGCTTTCAATTTGACCCGGCAACTGCTTTTAATCTTTTTAGAGGTAATTATTATATTAAAGGTCTGGAGAAAATGAGAGAATATTCTTGGGATGAGGCAATAAAATCTTTTCAGATTGCTTTAGTTGGTAATCCACCTGACAATGAAAAAATGGTTTTGGATTTTCTAATTGGATTGTGCTACCATAACCAGGATAAATTAGACCAAGCACTTGGTAATTACAAATTGACTACCCTCCCAAAATCCCCAATCATAATACCGAGCCCCGCCTTTAACCCTTTGTCCTAAAAAATAAGTTATTATAAATCAAAGACTTATAAAAAAGGGGAGAAATTTAGTGTCAGAAATTGGGGGGTATTTCCGTATTTATTATAGAGGGCTATGAAGAAGTTAAAAGAAGTTATTAAGGTAAGTTATTGGGTTCTAATCCCAACCCTTATATCAGAAGAGAGATTAAGGAGGTATTATCGGGTAATTAATAGTTAACTTAAAATGTCATTAAATAATAGGAACTTTATCAAACAGGAGGGGTTTATCTTTATAAAAAGGGGTGTAGCATACAGGGGATGGTATCGGGGTTCTAATGGAGGGTATAATAGAAGTTTTAATATAAGGCGTAATTTTGGACTTAATATAGAATCTAATAAAGGGTTTAATGAAGGATATGATAAAGGGTCTAATAAAGAGGATAATCAGGAATATAATCGGGAAACTAACATAGATTCTAATGGAAGGTCTAATAAATGGTCTAATCCCGAGGTTAATCAGGGGTTTAATCCGAAGCCAAAATGAGAGGGGTTATCAGGCTAAATAATTTACCGGAAATATAGTTCCGGGCGCCGGTCTAAAATTAAATCGTTATTGGGGGTAACTTTTTTAGCATCCGCTTCGGTTGGGTCAATCTCCACCATCACCAATTCTTCTCTCTTCCCGGACTTTGCCAAAACTTTACCATCCGGAGCCACTATCTGGGAGTTCCCAAAAAACCGGAGGTTTATATTATCCCTCCTCTCTATTCCCACCCGGTTGGCTAAAACCCAAAAGACCCGATTCTCAATCGCCCGGGCAATAGTAATTTTTGGGGCATAGGGAAGGATTAGGTTAGAAGGGTGGAGGATAATTTGGACTTTCTTTAAGGCAAGGGTGCGGGCGGCTTCGGGAAATATGTAATCAAAGCAGATAAGAATACCAAGGGCAAGATTTTTTCCTTTGATAGGAAAATTGATTACGGAAAATGGCTCATCACCCGGAGAGAATAACTCTTTCTCTCTAAAAAAGAGATGCACCTTCCGGTAGATATGGTATCTTCCATCGGGAAAGCAAAGAAGGGCAGAATTGAAAATCTTTTCTCCTCTCTTCTCGGGAAAACCAGCACAGATGATGAGATTCTTTTCCTGGGCAATTTTTAATAAAGCCTCTGAGGTTTCACCCGGGACTTCTTCGGCAAGGGAGACAAGTTCTTCTCTATTTAAGAAGGCATAACCAGTAGAGAATAGTTCCGGCAGGCAGATGATTGTGGGTAGGTCGCGTTTTCTTATCCGATTTAAGATTCTTTTCGCTCTTTTTAAGTTCTCAAACTTTCTTCCGAAAATTGGCTTAAATTGGAGATAACCAATCCTTATCCGCATAAATTAAGAAGTTTATCTCTCTTCTTTTAAGGTCTCAGCCAATTTTTGGCAGAGGAGGGAGGTTAAAAAGTCAATATCTTTAACTAAACGCTCCTTCTCCTCTTTAGTTTCTCCTAATGCTTGAATACTTTTTCTTGCCCCCCGAAATGTCTCCTTCGCCTGCCAGAGAATCTCTCCGGTCTCCACATCAACCAGCCTCACACTCAATCCCACCTCGGCGGATGGGGGAGAGGGCTTGACTGCCAAATAGATAACTAATCCCACCACGGTAATTGCTAAAATCCCTATTAAGAACCATTTCCAAGAAGAGTTATTATCGTCAACGATGATGACCGAAGGACCAACCTCTTTTTCCTTCACCTTTTTACTTGTATCCTCCTTTGGCTCGGGATAGGGGATAAACTTTGTCACACTACCGAAGATTACCCCTTCTGCTCCGAGCATCTTCCCAATCTTTGCCGCGGTTGAGACATCAAAGCGATAAAGGGTATCTAAATCCTGCTCTTTCCAGAGTTCCTCAATCCTTGCCCTTTCCAAGAGGTCAAAGATTTCTAACTTCCCCACTTGGAGGGAGAATTCCTCTTGCACCATCTTTGCCGCCTTCTCTTCCTTTGTCAGATTTTCAAAGGGAAGAATAGCAACTCTCTTTACCTTCCTTTCGGAAAATTTTGAGGAGAGGAAATAGTTAGTTACTCTATACGGCCGGACCGGGGCACAGTTAGTGTAAAAAAGGTAGGAGAGGAGGAGAAAGATGATGAATAATTTCCTCCCCTCCATAAAACAAAGAGATATTCTCTATTTCCAGGTCTCGGCAAAGAGTTGGCAGAGGAAAGAGAGTAAGAAATCGGGGTCTTCGCTAAGGCGGTGGCGGTCTTCGGGATCAGGGAAATGGGCTTGAATCCTTCTATCGCTTCCTTTAATCACATCGCTGGCTTGCCAAATTATTCTTCCGGTTTCCACACTCACCAACCGGCAGGCGATGCCAACTTTATCTCTCTTATATTCTCGCACCGCGCCCAAGATAACACCGTGGGCACCGAGCATCTTGCCAATCTCCACCGCGGTCTTTTCGTCAATCCGTTTCTTATCCAAATCCTGCTCTTTCCAGAGTTCTTCAATCCGACCCCGCTCCACAATATCAAACTTGCCGATTTTGCCGAGCGCCAGACTCATCTCATCAGCCGCAACCTTTCCCACTTCAAAACCATAAGAACTTTCAAAGGGTAAGACGGCAATCCTTTTTTCTCTCAAATCGGCAAGGGCATTCTCCTGCAAGGAGTAATTCCGAAATTCATAAGGCTTCGGTGGGGCACAGGTTAAGAGGAGAAGAAAGATGGAGAGAAGTATCCCTTTCTTCATTTTTTCAATTTTTCTTCCAATCTCTTTAATACTTCGGGTAAGGTTGTGTATTCCATCTCGGGTAGGGGGAGGCGGTGGGGTTCAAAAGGACCGTGGGCGCGCATAAAGTTGGCGAAGAGATTTGCTTGATAACGGGCATAGTCAAAGCCTGGGTCGTCAAATAAATCTCTAGGACCGATGAGCATCCCTTGACTCAATTGGAATCCTAAGGCAATTACCCTTGGTGGACCATCAAACCTTGAAGGGTTCGCTTCCTTCTGTCTGGTGGGCATTAGAGGTCCGTAATGGGAACCGCGCATCCAACCGGTAACAAGATGGGGAAAAACAAATGGTTCTAAGATCTCACCGATTGCCGGTAAGCCCGCTTGCCCCCGGACGATTAAAACCGGGTCATCCTTACCGACATATCTTCCGGCAATGAGGGCTAACTTCTGGGTAGAAGCGGCAGCAGCAATCTCACCGTCTTTCTTATAGACATTTTTGATGATGTAGTTCTCCGCGGAGCCAATTAGGACTAATAGGTCATACATCTCTTCGGGACAGGAGAGGATATAGTTTATATCCTTCTTGATATCGTGGACCTCAAACTTAAAACCCTGATGCATCGTGGGGTCAATAACTAAACCAATGGTATTAAAGGGGTCGGCAAAGATTTTGAATAAGGGAAAATTCCAAGCGCCGGGCGCGCATTTATCACCCATAAAGATAACAACGGGTTCGGATTTTCGCTCCACAAATTCCATCTCCGCGACCCCAGGTCCCATTCCCCGGACATTGCCCGAAAAGGCATCAGCGAGCAAGTCCTGTCCCGCGCCGTAAAGTTTTAGTTCCTTGGCAACTTCGGTACAGGCGACAAAAGTATCCCAAGCCAACTTGTGAATCTCTTCGGCATCAACGCCTTTGTTATGGGTCATTATCAACTCTAAGTCATCACCACAACTGGTAACATAGAAATCAATAATTAACCCATTACTTTTTGCGGTCGTCAATTTCTCCCGCGCCTCTTCCAATACTTGGGGATGGCTAGAAGAATGGCCAACATAACCCCCAATATCTGCTTTAATTACCGAAAGAGTAACCTTTTCTGCCATATATTCCTCCAGTTTATTTTAATCTC is a window from the candidate division WOR-3 bacterium genome containing:
- a CDS encoding T9SS type A sorting domain-containing protein; this encodes LLEALLYHDTTGILKERFIFEDGKGKTAEIYPEEPETLRVILPPGTYDNTEAIIEIRKLFGEYACLARLKVYEFEIVDKEMGGPQDWWIEEIPPRTLLLTPYPNPFLKTLKIRYQLAKRGRVLLKVYDIAGREVRVLVDEKEEPGVYVVNFDGTDRRGKRLPFGVYFIRLKTEEFSETKKVIFVR
- a CDS encoding T9SS type A sorting domain-containing protein, with the protein product MNHYELVFADTGPVYPDPPGIHTGNFKPNDVGDIDQDGLTDLLGPNWERANESTYNVVTTQESPDYHSYPESLSWWYRFAYNEVISEPFYFTTDLDNDTKKEILAGVPNIQIGAGIWENVANNQNELVWHRATEDGWAFSFYDFDMDGRKEFVTVGLGSLGRAFIYENTGDNQYELIRVDTVRIPNGSDVFSGNDLDSDGKPEFFVGFAQWVGGNIWDFYLYMWEATGNNTYERTFIERVRDVDWLDKRSKCGDIDGDGREELVWSIGAQVRVYKATGNNQFQLVWSWRNDHGGDYPHSLVNIYDMNRNGYQEIVVSGWNKTSIFEVEAVKLLRPNGGERLLGNSQEVIKWQTFYPPRCDSLSLFFSSDNGRNYELIATGIPGADTSYLWTVPNISSDSCKIRIIAYGPGWQYDESDGVFSITQTGIEEPFSLTKPFKFEISPNPAKGNIKIRYSLPEEAKIKIYDILGKQTKDFSLPRTRNLEIIKLEDSHFPLDPGVYILRLETKRKTFTHKFVWIR
- a CDS encoding T9SS type A sorting domain-containing protein, which translates into the protein MRSLLVFFLLFSSLFSLTITWREWPYGQEYVGSYFRWWYNGANYPVPCPPFSEFDTLWDFATGSTRATAESRIRPRNEASGNPPAPTTYAERITDHNGLTWMYEHKDTTGTTQWMWVYGFYAGGSQFNYNSPYNKVYQFPMSLGTHWTSNWTWDYSGLLIYEERDNTVVAEGWVRVPADTTRFYPCLVIRTYLHTYDEMGIIDERRIIHEWVVPNRGRVGGSVVTIMSVNGEVNPRFTTADYFYRQKEFYSSIDMQPPEFANTTVIPTGYYFGPWKISSTITDANGIRTDSIYYKIGNQPWQSLPHDSVRGNIYHFHIPQISAPDTVRYYLIAIDNSNQRNRGTDPENAPNSHYKFYALDPANDHRPPQITQTTIWTDTIFLGPYVVSSNVTDSSYVDSVALYYRFGSGSEQRVLPDSVVGIRYFLTIPSASPGTFIRYRIRAVDGSPNRNAAYDPASGYYSFLVLDGEPPNFSGTTIWPDTTYPGPFPVSSTITDFSGINRALIFFRLGSMDWDSLLSDSVRGNLYHFHIPGVSQPTLIRYYLKAYDNSSRRNVGTDPQGAPGNFYSFFCDPQVGIGEVTSQKSFYLSIAKFNPKKIDLHLKEKGEAVIKVYNLLGKETFHLMKSFNPGDYQIKIPELSSGIYLLVIKLGKDEMKERFISFRER
- a CDS encoding nitrilase-related carbon-nitrogen hydrolase — translated: MRIRIGYLQFKPIFGRKFENLKRAKRILNRIRKRDLPTIICLPELFSTGYAFLNREELVSLAEEVPGETSEALLKIAQEKNLIICAGFPEKRGEKIFNSALLCFPDGRYHIYRKVHLFFREKELFSPGDEPFSVINFPIKGKNLALGILICFDYIFPEAARTLALKKVQIILHPSNLILPYAPKITIARAIENRVFWVLANRVGIERRDNINLRFFGNSQIVAPDGKVLAKSGKREELVMVEIDPTEADAKKVTPNNDLILDRRPELYFR
- a CDS encoding CsgG/HfaB family protein codes for the protein MEGRKLFIIFLLLSYLFYTNCAPVRPYRVTNYFLSSKFSERKVKRVAILPFENLTKEEKAAKMVQEEFSLQVGKLEIFDLLERARIEELWKEQDLDTLYRFDVSTAAKIGKMLGAEGVIFGSVTKFIPYPEPKEDTSKKVKEKEVGPSVIIVDDNNSSWKWFLIGILAITVVGLVIYLAVKPSPPSAEVGLSVRLVDVETGEILWQAKETFRGARKSIQALGETKEEKERLVKDIDFLTSLLCQKLAETLKEER
- a CDS encoding CsgG/HfaB family protein, which gives rise to MKKGILLSIFLLLLTCAPPKPYEFRNYSLQENALADLREKRIAVLPFESSYGFEVGKVAADEMSLALGKIGKFDIVERGRIEELWKEQDLDKKRIDEKTAVEIGKMLGAHGVILGAVREYKRDKVGIACRLVSVETGRIIWQASDVIKGSDRRIQAHFPDPEDRHRLSEDPDFLLSFLCQLFAETWK
- the fbp gene encoding fructose-1,6-bisphosphate aldolase/phosphatase, which encodes MAEKVTLSVIKADIGGYVGHSSSHPQVLEEAREKLTTAKSNGLIIDFYVTSCGDDLELIMTHNKGVDAEEIHKLAWDTFVACTEVAKELKLYGAGQDLLADAFSGNVRGMGPGVAEMEFVERKSEPVVIFMGDKCAPGAWNFPLFKIFADPFNTIGLVIDPTMHQGFKFEVHDIKKDINYILSCPEEMYDLLVLIGSAENYIIKNVYKKDGEIAAAASTQKLALIAGRYVGKDDPVLIVRGQAGLPAIGEILEPFVFPHLVTGWMRGSHYGPLMPTRQKEANPSRFDGPPRVIALGFQLSQGMLIGPRDLFDDPGFDYARYQANLFANFMRAHGPFEPHRLPLPEMEYTTLPEVLKRLEEKLKK